In Procambarus clarkii isolate CNS0578487 chromosome 60, FALCON_Pclarkii_2.0, whole genome shotgun sequence, one genomic interval encodes:
- the LOC138353944 gene encoding gastrula zinc finger protein XlCGF17.1-like produces MKTHQCPECGKEFHGLGNMRKHLLVHSGDKPHECPECGKRFSQLGSMMRHLLVHSGDKPHECPECGNRFSGFGNMKRHMLVHSGEKLHECPECEKRFKHLRHLKNHRMVHTEERPFECAECGKNLENVKL; encoded by the coding sequence atgaagactcaccagtgtccagaatgtgggaagGAATTCCATGGTCTTGGAAATATGAGGAAGCacctgttagtgcattcaggtgacaaacctcatgagtgtccagagtgtgggaaaagattcagtcagcttggaagtaTGATGCGTCacctgttagtgcattcgggtgacaaaccacatgagtgtccagagtgtggaaacagATTCAGTGGTTTTGGAAATATgaaacgtcacatgttagtgcattcgggtgagaaacttcatgagtgtccagagtgtgagaaGAGATTCAAACATCTTAGACATTTGAAGAATCACCGGATGGTGCATACGGAGgaaagaccttttgaatgtgctgagtgtggcaaaaatttagagaacgtaaaACTATAa